In Sediminitomix flava, a single genomic region encodes these proteins:
- a CDS encoding guanosine monophosphate reductase, protein MQIRKAYSFDDVLIVPKYNTISSRRDVNFRTKVTKRFSIDIPVLIANMDTVCEAEMCIAVGRLGGLGVLHRFLTIEEQAAEVKKVKAEGLICAAALGIKDYEERLQSLSDAGVDIIVLDIAHGHSEMTKVCLEYIKANYEQIDVLVGNIATRDAAVDFLNWGADGLKVGIGPGSMCTTRIMTGCGVPQLSAINDVYEAVGDRIPICGDGGIKQPGDIVKAIGAGADNVMVGSIVSGTDEAPGEVITVKGEKYKTYRGMASFDAAISKLKKDNKKTREVISVEGEKTLVPYKGAVEPIIKKYLGGLASGMTYNGAREISELKGNVEFVEMSSSGYQESKAHGVRTV, encoded by the coding sequence ATGCAAATCAGAAAAGCATATAGCTTCGACGACGTTTTAATTGTTCCAAAATACAATACGATCAGTTCACGTAGGGATGTAAATTTCCGAACTAAAGTGACTAAACGTTTCAGTATTGATATTCCAGTTCTTATTGCGAATATGGACACCGTTTGTGAAGCCGAAATGTGTATCGCGGTTGGAAGATTAGGAGGACTTGGTGTGTTACACCGTTTCCTAACAATTGAGGAGCAAGCTGCTGAGGTGAAAAAAGTAAAAGCAGAAGGTCTAATTTGTGCAGCTGCTTTAGGTATCAAAGATTATGAAGAAAGACTACAATCTCTTTCAGATGCAGGTGTAGATATTATCGTGTTAGATATTGCTCACGGACACTCTGAGATGACGAAAGTTTGTCTAGAATATATTAAAGCTAATTATGAGCAGATTGATGTTTTGGTTGGAAACATCGCAACTCGTGATGCTGCTGTTGATTTCTTGAACTGGGGTGCTGATGGTCTAAAAGTAGGTATTGGCCCAGGTTCTATGTGTACAACTCGTATCATGACAGGATGTGGAGTACCTCAATTATCTGCAATTAATGATGTTTATGAAGCTGTAGGTGATCGTATTCCAATCTGTGGTGACGGTGGTATCAAACAACCTGGTGATATTGTAAAAGCAATTGGTGCTGGTGCAGATAATGTTATGGTTGGTTCAATAGTAAGTGGTACTGACGAAGCTCCAGGTGAAGTAATCACAGTAAAAGGAGAGAAGTATAAAACTTATCGAGGAATGGCTTCTTTTGATGCTGCAATTAGCAAATTGAAAAAGGATAATAAAAAGACTCGTGAAGTAATTTCTGTAGAAGGAGAGAAAACTCTAGTTCCTTACAAAGGAGCTGTTGAGCCAATTATTAAAAAGTACTTAGGAGGTTTAGCTTCAGGTATGACTTATAACGGAGCACGTGAGATTTCTGAATTGAAAGGTAATGTTGAATTCGTTGAAATGAGTTCTTCTGGATATCAAGAAAGTAAAGCCCACGG